The following proteins come from a genomic window of Triticum aestivum cultivar Chinese Spring chromosome 6A, IWGSC CS RefSeq v2.1, whole genome shotgun sequence:
- the LOC123129764 gene encoding alpha-galactosidase-like — translation MGAPLRRLPLLLLLVLALSPEGMRWPAAAAAAARRIAPLPTAALRRLYDTSNYGRLQLHNGLALSPQMGWNSWNFFACNINDTLIRETGSAPRGIPDSLLKEKKAEDPIAFLKKN, via the exons ATGGGGgcgccgctccgccgcctcccgctcctcctgcTCCTCGTCCTAGCCCTCTCGCCGGAGGGGATGCGGTGGCCGGCggcagccgcggcggcggcgcggcgcatcGCGCCGCTGCCCACCGCCGCGCTGCGCCGCCTCTACGACACCTCCAACTACGGCAGGCTGCAGCTCCACAACGGCCTCGCCCTCTCCCCCCAGATGGG GTGGAACAGCTGGAATTTCTTCGCCTGCAACATCAACGACACGCTCATCCGCGAGACAGGTTCGGCCCCCCGCGGGATCCCTGACTCCCT TTTGAAGGAGAAGAAGGcggaggacccgattgcttttttgaaGAAAAACTAG